The genomic interval CGCGATCGATCTGCTTCATCTCGTCATCCGTGCGCGCGAAGAACTCCGAGACGTCCGCCGCGGTGCCGAACTCGCCGGTCGTGCCGGGATCGCCCGGGACGGGGTGGTCCTCGGACACCGAGGAGCGTAGCGCCTCCGCGGCGGCGCCCAGGTCTCCGGTCTCCCAGCCCTCGACGGTCTCGCGCGGCGGCGTCTCGGGAACGAGCGCCGCACGGGACGCCTCGAACGCCTCGACGGCCTCCGCCGACAACGAGTGTCCGTACAGCTGGGTCGCCTTCTCGAACGCCCTCACGGCCTCCGCATGCCGCCCCGCCTCGGACAGCGCGAGGCCGAGGTTCGCCTGGGCGCGCCCCTTGTTCGCGTACTGCGGCAGCCCCACCGCCGCCTTGAACGCCTCGGCGGCGTCGTCCGGCCGCCCGAGGTGCAGGAAGCACAGGCCGAGGTTGTTGAGCGCCTTGCCCGGGTCGGGGTTGCCGCCCTCCAGCGCCGCCTTGCGGTACTCGCGCGCGGCGTCGGCGTAGCGCCCCATCTCCCACAGCGCGCCGGCCAGGCCCTGGAGCGCCTTGTAGCGCGTGGTGTAGCCGTGCTCGTCCAGGGCGCCCTCGTAGGCGCGGACCGCCTCGCTGTACTCGCCGAGCGACGCGTGCGCGGCGCCGAGGTTCGCGAGCACGGCCCCTCGCTGCTCGTACAGCTCGTCCTTCAGCGCGTGCGCGTACACCTTGAGCGCGTCGCGTTCCCGGTGCAGCCGCATGAGGCAGTTGCCGGCCCGGTGGTAGCACACGCCGTTGCCCGCGGCGTCCCCGCCTGCGGCGGCGAGGTACAGGCGGGCCGCGGCGCGGTAGTCGCCCGCCTCGTACTGCTCCTCGGCCTGGGTGAAGACGGCGTGGTCCACGAGTGCGTCAGTCCGCGTTCTCGATCGTCACGGATGACATCACGTCGCCGACCTGGATCTGGTGGACCACGTCCATGCCTTCGGTGACCTGGCCGAAGACGGTGTAGTTGCCGTCGAGGAAGCTCTGCGCCCCGAGGCAGATGTAGAACTGCGAGCCGGCGGAGTCCGGGTCCTGCGAGCGCGCCATCGCGACGGTGCCGTCGAGGTGCTTGCGGCTGTTGAACTCGGCCGCGATGCGGTATCCGGGGCCGCCGGTGCCCGGCGCGCCCTGCCCGGTCTTGGTGTTCGGGTCGCCGCCCTGCACGACGAAGCCGGGCTCGACGCGGTGGAACGAGACCCCGTCGTAGAAGCCCTTCTTCGCCAGCTCGATGAAGTTGGCGACGTGGTTCGGAGCATCCTGCGGGTAGAAGGTGAACTCCACGGTCCCGAGCGACTGGCCGCCGCGCGTGACGGCGACGACCGCGACCTCGCGGCCGTTCGGCTTGTAGGCGGGCGTGTACAACTGGTCCTCCCCTGGGGTCGTCGGCTCGGCCGTCGCGGTGGACTCCGCGGGCGGCGCGGCCGTCTCGGACGCGGCGCCCTGACCGGACGCCGCCTGCTCGCTCGGCGCGGCCGGCTCCCTGCG from Actinomycetota bacterium carries:
- a CDS encoding peptidylprolyl isomerase — protein: MCSGGVRREPAAPSEQAASGQGAASETAAPPAESTATAEPTTPGEDQLYTPAYKPNGREVAVVAVTRGGQSLGTVEFTFYPQDAPNHVANFIELAKKGFYDGVSFHRVEPGFVVQGGDPNTKTGQGAPGTGGPGYRIAAEFNSRKHLDGTVAMARSQDPDSAGSQFYICLGAQSFLDGNYTVFGQVTEGMDVVHQIQVGDVMSSVTIENAD
- a CDS encoding tetratricopeptide repeat protein, which translates into the protein MDHAVFTQAEEQYEAGDYRAAARLYLAAAGGDAAGNGVCYHRAGNCLMRLHRERDALKVYAHALKDELYEQRGAVLANLGAAHASLGEYSEAVRAYEGALDEHGYTTRYKALQGLAGALWEMGRYADAAREYRKAALEGGNPDPGKALNNLGLCFLHLGRPDDAAEAFKAAVGLPQYANKGRAQANLGLALSEAGRHAEAVRAFEKATQLYGHSLSAEAVEAFEASRAALVPETPPRETVEGWETGDLGAAAEALRSSVSEDHPVPGDPGTTGEFGTAADVSEFFARTDDEMKQIDRDARRQAREDRRGGRSPWAVVAVVAGAAFLAASLLVAAYFLGLGWPTQSMAVEGMMDAYAAGKSVDRYWVAVPSSDIKKEMQKVTPNHSGYTIDSVDRASTTSRASITVSPAKGAAMHYVVTLSREGVGWKVTGIENDWGSTGGS